Proteins encoded together in one Impatiens glandulifera chromosome 1, dImpGla2.1, whole genome shotgun sequence window:
- the LOC124918945 gene encoding CCR4-NOT transcription complex subunit 1-like isoform X1 — MPGFSEALAVQIRYLLQSLNGLNSDAVFDDLCEYVGYGTEGSILVLQTCLDYLNIYDEGLKNEPFDPVFSSIFKHILDKPNFSTILCQSLRDKVINGDFLENLSKALGLSTSEKIGVGLALSDLGNADLGVCGKKFCVQQIGELCADNLSIGSAEQMQSIFMFLQQSESLSKHLDSFIQMLSLVPLKGDEQFILAPLMSHGFPSGRFTRHQNLDLFDEDHEANFDALLAEMEKEMSMADIIKELGYGCTVSMSQCKELLSLFLPLTEVVVARILGTIICTNTGLDDHHNTFSTFYCALGGTASSDQPVMNSWNIDVLIDSIKQLAPSISWSAVIENLDHEGFYIPNEAAFSFFMSVYRRACQDPFPLHAICGSLWRNTEGQLSFLKYAVVAPHDIFTFAHCESQLAYADFVQVHKLHTGLTSNAWICLDLLQILCQLAEAGHVDAVRSMLKLPLEQCPEVVLLGMSHINTTYNLIQRELSSTAFPVILNHSAGADMVLHLWNKNPAILLRGFVDAHSINPENISRIFDICQELKILSPVLDMVPSSFGIRLAALASHKDLVDMEKWLRSNLTTYTNSFYEECNRFAKDQLGSSQDASAGTPHLSVSLCNLYAGTAPTVYKVLQEHTGLIVTDKLTEEMEKQLTSYTHASSHMKSSAPSDLSTSDGPVDDIEAEVNSYFQQMFSGQMTIDAMIQMMIQFNESHDEREKSIFGCIIRNLFEEYKFFPKYPETQLKIAAAFYGSLIKHQLLAHLPLGVALRAVLDALRKPADSTMFVFGTKALEQFVDCVIEWPQYCNHILQISHLRATHSELVALVERALARFSIAKADLGRLNASEQHGSSHSIATNAEMSSSSHRSVGSASTQPGLQISSTLQLQQRDQIPLDESQKLSLPSSNHMALVPPMVQPSPVPSTDASAHNNAATAATVVPPSSSVGFIRPSRAIASTRFGSALNIETLVAAAERRGTPLEAPAPEIQDKISFIINNLSAANIESKAKEFTEILIDQYHPWLAQYMVMKRASIEPNFHDLYLKFLGIVGSRSLHQEILQATYENCKVLLGSELIKSSSEERSLLKNLGSWLGKMTVGSNKYLSKREIDPKSLIIEAYEKGLMIAVIPFTSKILESCKNSIAYKPPNRWPMIILELLTEIYVMPNLKLNLKFDIEVLFKNLGVNMEEVNPTSLLKDIVRKTEGNPDFSITNAGASSEIKSSIASSLNQVELPLEVKPALPGGHSNMQSQFTAPLPHLTAGAPREDEKMVALNVSDQLSSVHGQLLQQQSTVPENQLSAPASIIEQRVIVNPMFRAHGLYLHFKSAIASALDQAIMEIISRIVHQSVSIAIQTTKELVLKDYAKEHDESLMRNAAHLMVSSLAGSLAHVTCKEPLLSSIPSHLRNILQGISIGNELLEQAVQLFTNDNLDLGCLLIEQAATEKAVQAIDGEIDQQLAIIRKHKDGVIPPFYDSGIYKSLHPPKPDRLSNSQQRIYEDFMKLPWKNQSTNYYNILPVGSSQPDSSVSGQQNKEVYSSDLINSGISSLTQPLDLTSEEMESSAAQLHSSMDGGVNGESHAVETSNIVKESGSSLQTLFSATISDLVGSSSSEPLLTTGDALKKYQIISEKLEDMVANEAKESEIQGLIGEVSGVILRCVSRDEAALAVAHKVFKGLYENAYDSTHVSVHLAILAAIRDVSKLVVKELTNWVIYSDDDRNLNKDITVGLIHHELLNLAEYNIHMAKLLDAGRNKAATQFAISLIRSLMPNDPRVISELPNLVDVLRKITTRPESPESLQQAAVLNAAAHSEDNSITESAEPDSAGFCNQVSMLFTEWYNICELPAVNDATCKKYVSRLHRMGLLKGDDVSQRFFCCLTEISVSHCLASETMSSATLQSPQLQPLSFLAIDIYSRLVVTIIKLLPADQGSNKLYLLIKILELTVRLIQKDDKEKKTSFNPRPYFRLFINWLLDLGSMEPLIDGANPQVLSALASTFHAIQPIKVPGFSYAWLELISHRSFMPKLLSGNGHKGWPYMHRLVLDLFQFLEPFIRIPCADIGEPVRLLYKGSLRVLLVLLHDFPDFLCEFHFGFCDVIPSGCIQLRNIVLSAFPRSMRVPDPCSPNLKFDLLLETNQPPRILSEVDFVLKSKQLKSEVDDYLRTRQQRSSLLVKLHQKLVLSPCEAVSAGTWYNVPLMNSLVLYIGMQAVQQLEAKSQSQSNPICTSLSVLLVAPALDIFHMLINDLDTEGRYLVLNVMANQLRYPNHHTHYFSSVLLYLFYETNEEVVVQEQITRVIFERMISDKPHPWGLVITFMELVKNPRYKFWSKGFIRCDPDIEYLIESVCSSYGCPRPTQED, encoded by the exons TGAAGGCTTGAAAAATGAACCATTTGATCCAGTGTTTTCTTCAATCTTCAAACATATCTTAGACAAGCCAAATTTCAGTACAATATTGTGTCAATCGCTAAGGGATAAGGTGATCAATGGAGATTTTCTTGAGAATCTATCAAAGGCACTAGGCTTGTCAACATCAGAGAAAATTGGAGTTGGTCTTGCCTTGTCAGATTTGGGAAATGCAGATCTTGGAGTATGTG GAAAGAAATTCTGCGTACAACAGATTGGGGAGTTATGCGCAGATAATCTGTCTATTGGTTCAGCTGAACAAATGCAGAGCATCTTTATGTTCCTTCAACAATCTGAAAGCCTTTCCAAGCACTTAGACTCGTTTATCCAGATGCTATCTTTGGTGCCGTTGAAGGGagatgaacaatttattttgGCCCCGTTGATGTCACATGGATTTCCCAGTGGAAGGTTCACAAGGCATCA GAACTTGGACTTGTTTGATGAAGATCATGAAGCTAATTTTGACGCTCTCCTTGCTGAAATGGAGAAGGAGATGAGCATGGCTGATATCATAAAGGAATTGGGCTATGGATGCACAGTTAGTATGTCACAATGCAAGGAGTTGTTGTCTTTGTTCCTACCTTTGACTGAAGTTGTTGTTGCCAGAATACTTGGCACAATCATTTGCACAAATACTGGACTTGATGACCACCATAATACATTTTCAACATTTTATTGTGCTCTTGGTGGTACAGCTTCTTCTGATCAGCCTGTGATGAACTCATGGAATATTGATGTTTTGATTGATTCAATCAAGCAACTT GCTCCTAGCATTAGTTGGTCAGCAGTTATTGAAAACCTTGATCACGAGGGATTCTACATTCCTAATGAGGCAGCATTTTCCTTTTTCATGTCAGTTTATAGGCGAGCATGTCAG GACCCGTTTCCACTGCATGCCATTTGTGGATCTCTTTGGAGAAATACCGAGGGACAACTATCTTTCCTCAAGTATGCAGTGGTTGCTCCACATGACATATTTACTTTTGCGCATTGTGAGAGTCAATTG GCATATGCAGATTTTGTGCAGGTTCATAAACTTCATACAGGACTTACAAGTAATGCTTGGATATGCCTTGATCTGTTGCAAATTTTATGCCAACTAGCTGAAGCCGGTCATGTGGATGCTGTTCGGTCAATGCTTAAGCTTCCTCTTGAACAATGTCCTGAAGTTGTACTTCTTGGCATGTCACACATAAAT ACGACTTACAATCTTATTCAGCGTGAGCTGTCATCTACAGCATTTCCGGTGATACTTAACCATAGTGCAGGGGCTGACATGGTTCTCCATCTGTGGAACAAAAATCCTGCTATTTTGTTGCGAGGATTTGTGGATGCTCATAGCATTAATCCAGAAAACATAAGTAGAATTTTTGACATTTGCCAGGAGCTAAAG ATACTATCACCTGTGCTAGATATGGTTCCATCCTCTTTTGGTATCCGATTGGCTGCTCTTGCTTCTCATAAGGATCTTGTAGATATGGAAAAGTGGCTGAGATCTAATTTAACTACATATACAAATTCTTTCTATGAG GAGTGCAACAGATTCGCAAAGGATCAGTTGGGCTCATCTCAGGATGCCTCTGCTGGAACACCTCATCTGTCTGTTTCTCTTTGTAACCTTTACGCAGGGACAGCGCCTACTGTTTATAAG GTTCTTCAAGAGCACACGGGGTTGATTGTCACTGACAAGCTAACTGAGGAAATGGAAAAGCAGCTTACGTCTTATACACATGCTAGCTCACACATGAAGAGTTCTGCACCATCAGATCTCTCTACCTCAGATGGACCTGTTGATGACATTGAGGCAGAAGTAAACTCTTATTTCCAACAAATGTTCTCGGGCCAAATGACCATTGATGCGATGATACAGATGATGATACAATTCAACGAGTCTCATGATGAAAG GGAGAAATCGATTTTTGGCTGCATTATTCGCAATCTATTTGAAGAATACAAATTTTTCCCAAAATACCCTGAGACGCAACTCAAAATTGCCGCAGCCTTCTATG GCTCTCTCATCAAGCATCAGCTATTAGCTCATCTGCCACTTGGCGTAGCGCTCCGTGCTGTTTTGGATGCATTACGTAAACCTGCAGATTCAACA ATGTTTGTTTTTGGAACAAAAGCTTTGGAACAATTTGTAGATTGTGTAATTGAGTGGCCTCAGTATTGCAATCATATTTTGCAAATTTCTCATCTGCGTGCTACTCATTCTGAGCTTGTTGCATTGGTTGAACGAGCACTTGCTAGGTTTTCTATAGCCAAAGCAGACTTAGGAAGGTTGAATGCCTCTGAACAACATGGCTCTTCTCATTCAATTGCAACCAATGCAGAG atGTCAAGTTCATCTCACAGATCAGTTGGATCTGCTAGCACACAACCTGGTTTGCAAATTTCTTCTACACTGCAGCTTCAACAAAGAGATCAAATCCCTCTGGATGAGAGTCAAAAGCTTTCCTTGCCTTCATCAAATCATATGGCACTTGTACCTCCTATGGTCCAACCTTCACCTGTGCCCTCGACTGATGCTAGTGCTCATAAC aATGCTGCTACTGCCGCCACTGTAGTGCCGCCTTCTTCATCAGTCGGATTTATACGTCCCTCTCGAGCAATTGCCTCAACAA GATTTGGATCTGCCTTGAACATTGAAACACTTGTTGCCGCCGCAGAGAGAAGGGGAACTCCTTTAGAG GCTCCAGCACCAGAAATTCAGGATAAGATTTCGTTTATCATCAACAACTTGTCTGCTGCAAATATTGAATCAAAAGCGAAGGAGTTTACTGAAATTTTGATAGATCAATATCATCCTTGGCTTGCCCAGTACATGGTTATGAAGAG AGCAAGTATTGAGCCGAATTTTCATGACTTATACTTGAAGTTCCTGGGTATAGTGGGTTCAAGGTCTTTACACCAAGAGATTTTACAGGCTACATATGAAAACTGCAAG GTTCTACTGGGCTCAGAACTTATAAAATCCAGTTCGGAAGAGCGGTCCTTGTTGAAGAATCTTGGAAGCTGGCTTGGGAAAATGACTGTCGGAAGCAATAAGTACCTCAGTAAACGTGAAATTGATCCAAAGTCTTTGATCATAGAG GCATATGAGAAAGGTTTGATGATTGCAGTTATACCATTCACCTCTAAG ATTTTAGAATCATGTAAAAACAGTATAGCCTATAAGCCTCCCAATCGTTGGCCTATGATTATTCTTGAGTTACTTACTGAGATTTATGTTATGCCTAATCTGAAATTGAATCTGAAGTTTGATATTgag GTGTTGTTCAAGAATCTTGGTGTGAATATGGAGGAGGTAAATCCAACCTCTCTTCTCAAGGATATAGTTAGGAAAACTGAAGGAAATCCAGACTTCTCCATCACAAATGCTGGTGCCTCTAGTGAAATCAAATCTAGTATAGCCTCTTCCTTGAATCAAGTTGAGCTGCCTCTTGAGGTAAAACCAGCTCTCCCTGGTGGGCACTCAAACATGCAATCTCAG TTTACTGCTCCTCTCCCTCATCTAACTGCCGGTGCACCGAGGGAGGATGAAAAGATGGTAGCATTAAATGTGTCTGATCAGCTGTCATCTGTCCATGGACAATTATTACAACAGCAGTCAACGGTTCCAGAAAACCAG CTTTCTGCGCCAGCATCTATCATTGAGCAGCGGGTCATCGTCAATCCAATGTTTCGTGCTCATGGACTTTATTTGCATTTCAAGAG TGCGATTGCAAGTGCTTTGGATCAAGCtataatggaaataatatcTAGGATTGTGCACCAAAGTGTCTCCATAGCCATTCAGACAACCAAAGAACTTGTTCTTAAG GATTATGCTAAGGAGCATGATGAAAGTCTAATGCGTAATGCAGCTCATCTGATGGTTTCAAGCCTGGCTGGAAGTTTAGCTCATGTGACCTGCAAG GAACCTCTACTGAGTTCAATTCCAAGTCATCTGAGGAATATCCTGCAGGGTATAAGCATTGGAAATGAACTTCTTGAGCAAGCTGTACAACTTTTTACTAATGATAATCTTGACCTGGGATGTTTGCTGATTGAACAAGCAGCTACAGAGAAG GCAGTACAAGCCATTGATGGGGAAATAGATCAACAGCTTGCTATTATAAGGAAGCATAAAGATGGTGTTATTCCTCCATTTTATGATTCTGGTATTTACAAGTCCCTCCATCCTCCTAAACCTGATCGGTTGTCCAATTCTCAACAAAGGATTTATGAG GACTTTATGAAGCTGCCATGGAAGAATCAATCAACCAATTACTACAATATTCTACCAGTTGGCTCTTCACAACCAGATAGTTCAGTATCAGGACAACAAAATAAAGAAGTTTATTCATCTGACTTGATAAACTCTGGTATTAGTTCACTAACACAGCCTCTAGATCTTACCTCTGAGGAGATGGAATCCAGTGCAGCTCAGCTCCATAG CAGCATGGATGGAGGAGTTAATGGTGAATCGCATGCTGTGGAGACTTCCAACATTGTGAAA GAATCTGGATCTTCTTTACAGACGTTGTTTTCAGCCACTATATCTGATTTAGTTGGAAGCAGCTCGTCGGAGCCACTATTGACTACCGGGGATGCATTGAAGAAGTACCAGATTATCTCAGAGAAG CTTGAAGATATGGTGGCTAATGAAGCTAAAGAATCAGAAATTCAG GGTTTAATTGGCGAGGTTTCTGGAGTTATTCTCAGATGTGTAAGCAGAGATGAAGCTGCATTGGCTGTGGCACATAAG GTTTTCAAAGGTCTATATGAAAATGCTTATGACAGTACCCATGTTTCTGTTCATCTTGCCATTCTCGCTGCCATTCGTGATGTCAGCAAACTGGTGGTTAAGGAGCTCACTAACTGG GTGATATACTCTGATGACGATAGGAATTTGAACAAAGACATAACTGTTGGACTTATTCACCACGAACTACTTAATCTTGCTGAGTATAATATTCATATGGCTAAGCTGCTTGATGCTGGAAGAAATA AAGCTGCAACCCAATTTGCAATCTCCCTTATCCGGTCATTGATGCCTAATGATCCTAGAGTTATTTCAGAACTTCCTAACCTTGTTGATGTTTTGAGAAAG ATTACAACCAGACCTGAATCCCCTGAGTCTCTACAGCAG GCTGCAGTGCTTAATGCAGCAGCACACAGTGAAGATAACAGTATAACCGAGTCGGCTGAACCAGACTCTGCTGGCTTTTGTAATCAG GTTTCAATGTTATTTACTGAGTGGTACAACATATGTGAACTTCCTGCTGTAAATGATGCTAcatgtaaaaaatatgtttcacGACTACATCGAATGGGACTTCTTAAGGGAGATGATGTGTCTCAGCGATTTTTCTGCTGCCTCACT GAAATTTCAGTATCACATTGTTTAGCTTCTGAAACAATGAGCTCTGCCACTCTGCAATCCCCACAACTTCAACCTCTTTCTTTCCTTGctattgatatatattcaaGACTGGTCGTCACTATTATAAAG CTTTTACCAGCGGACCAAggatcaaataaattatatcttcTGATAAAG attCTGGAATTGACAGTGAGGCTCATTCAGAAGGATGACAAGGAGAAGAAAACCTCTTTTAATCCTAGACCATATTTCAGGTTGTTTATCAACTGGCTGCTAGATTTGGGTTCAATGGAACCTCTAATTGATGGTGCAAATCCTCAG GTATTGTCAGCTCTAGCAAGCACTTTCCATGCAATCCAGCCCATTAAAGTCCCAGGGTTCAG TTATGCATGGCTTGAGCTTATCAGTCACAGAAGTTTTATGCCAAAGTTACTGTCGGGAAATGGCCATAAGGGCTGGCCTTACATGCATCGCTTAGTGCTTGATTTGTTTCAGTTCCTGGAGCCTTTTATAAGGATTCCTTGTGCAGATATTGGAGAGCCG GTTCGTTTACTGTATAAAGGAAGTTTGAGGGTATTGCTGGTACTCCTCCACGATTTTCCAGATTTCCTCTGTGAATTCCACTTCGGCTTCTGTGATGTAATTCCTTCAGGCTGTATTCAATTGAGAAACATAGTCCTAAGTGCATTTCCCCGCTCTATGAGGGTACCTGATCCTTGTTCTCCAAATTTGAAG TTCGATCTGCTGCTGGAGACTAATCAACCTCCCAGGATTCTTTCAGAGGTTGACTTTGTTCTTAAATCGAAACAATTGAAGTCAGAAGTAGACGATTATTTGAGG ACGAGGCAGCAAAGGTCGTCGTTATTAGTTAAACTGCATCAGAAACTAGTACTCTCTCCATGTGAAGCTGTTTCAGCAGGAACCTGGTACAATGTACCACTTATGAATTCCCTTGTTCTTTACATTGGAATGCAG GCTGTACAACAGTTGGAAGCAAAGTCACAATCACAGTCAAATCCTATTTGTACCTCACTTTCAGTGTTATTAGTTGCCCCTGCTTTGGATATATTCCATATGCTGATTAATGATCTCGATACCGAAGGCCGATATCTAGTTCTCAATGTGATGGCTAATCAACTACGCTACCCGAACCACCACACTCATTACTTTTCTTCCGTTCTTCTCTACTTATTCTACGAAACAAACGAG GAGGTGGTTGTACAGGAGCAAATCACGCGAGTGATATTTGAACGCATGATTTCTGATAAGCCACATCCATGGGGGCTTGTGATAACATTCATGGAGCTTGTCAAG AATCCTAGATACAAGTTTTGGAGCAAAGGTTTTATAAGGTGCGATCCTGACATTGAGTATCTTATTGAAAGTGTCTGTAGTTCATATGGCTGTCCTAGGCCGACACAGGAGGattag